Proteins from a genomic interval of Chloroflexi bacterium ADurb.Bin180:
- a CDS encoding DNA-binding transcriptional activator PspC has translation MVNEFYRDKSRGMIAGVCAGLADYFGVSASLIRLGFVLLALAGGSGVVLYFILWIILPEKTSPSAEQGQTMRENVRDIGAQARGFGRELSNLFGGKAAPDQPASKRVLWLGGLLILTGLVSLAHGMGWLQWFREEMAWALALILIGGVMLYRALRPR, from the coding sequence ATGGTCAACGAGTTCTATCGCGACAAATCCCGCGGAATGATCGCCGGCGTGTGCGCTGGCCTGGCCGACTACTTTGGTGTCAGTGCCTCCCTCATACGGCTCGGGTTTGTTCTTCTGGCCCTGGCCGGTGGTTCCGGCGTGGTGCTCTACTTCATCCTCTGGATCATCCTGCCAGAAAAGACATCCCCCTCAGCAGAGCAGGGCCAGACAATGCGCGAGAACGTTCGCGACATCGGAGCCCAGGCGCGCGGCTTTGGGCGCGAGCTGAGCAACCTCTTTGGCGGCAAGGCCGCCCCGGATCAACCGGCGAGCAAACGGGTTCTCTGGCTGGGAGGGTTGTTGATCCTGACCGGTCTGGTTTCCCTGGCACATGGGATGGGCTGGCTGCAGTGGTTCCGAGAGGAGATGGCCTGGGCGCTGGCGTTGATCCTGATCGGCGGCGTCATGCTCTACCGGGCCCTTCGCCCGCGCTAG
- the mutL gene encoding DNA mismatch repair protein MutL: MPIRLLPPTVANKIAAGEVVERPASVVKELLENAIDAGATDIRVEIRQGGRRLIRVTDDGAGIPSAEVALAFARHATSKILAEDDLLHIRTLGFRGEALASIAAVSHTTMLTRAASEEIGTQLRIQGGDVREHRQYGGPAGTSVTVENLFFNTPARLKFLRSEPTESSHIIKLVSAYAMAYPELRFELTDNGRPALQTAGDGKLLSVLIKVFGLDTAQQMLALDRQPDGTLLSDPAIIVDGYVGTPSQHRASRDYQLLFVNRRWIQDRSLSFAIEEAYRTLIPSGRCPIAVLRIQLDPQDVDVNVHPTKREVRFREPRAVFAAVQRAVRSLILGQAPVAPLPAEPHPVVPEGWAQQPPIPWVQRPPQSDLQRGQFGLDVQRTAAPVADQGAGVPMHQQLPMLRVLGQIRQMYIIAEGPDGLYLIDQHAAHERVLFELLLAEKQSMGIAAQNLLEPLPVELAPRHQSTLEAAGTAVAELGFDIAPFGGTTYLLRALPAIVQPQDAKAVLTELLDAVSEGRDPATAVEEMVDVIACHSAVRAGQTLTLDESRQLIQQLEKTISPYTCPHGRPTMIRLSTAQLERSFMR; this comes from the coding sequence GTGCCCATTCGTCTGCTGCCCCCCACAGTAGCCAACAAGATCGCTGCCGGCGAGGTCGTTGAGCGCCCGGCCTCGGTGGTCAAGGAACTGCTCGAAAACGCCATTGACGCCGGCGCCACCGACATTCGAGTGGAGATACGCCAGGGCGGGCGGCGCTTGATCCGCGTGACCGACGACGGCGCGGGCATTCCATCTGCCGAGGTCGCTCTGGCCTTTGCCCGTCACGCCACCAGCAAGATTCTGGCTGAGGACGACCTGTTACATATTCGTACCCTGGGTTTCCGTGGCGAGGCCCTGGCGAGCATCGCTGCTGTCTCTCACACCACGATGCTCACCCGTGCCGCGAGCGAGGAAATCGGCACACAGCTACGCATCCAGGGCGGTGATGTCAGGGAGCACCGACAATACGGGGGACCCGCCGGCACCTCGGTGACTGTCGAGAACCTGTTCTTCAACACGCCGGCCAGATTAAAGTTCCTGCGCTCCGAGCCGACGGAAAGCAGCCATATCATCAAGCTGGTCAGTGCCTACGCCATGGCCTACCCGGAGCTGCGTTTTGAGCTGACCGACAATGGGCGGCCGGCGCTCCAAACGGCGGGAGACGGCAAACTGCTCAGCGTGCTCATCAAGGTGTTCGGACTCGACACGGCGCAGCAGATGCTCGCTCTCGACCGGCAGCCGGATGGCACCCTGCTGTCTGACCCAGCTATCATCGTCGACGGGTACGTCGGAACGCCCAGCCAGCACCGCGCCTCTCGCGACTACCAGCTTCTCTTTGTCAATCGACGTTGGATTCAGGACCGCTCGCTGAGCTTTGCTATCGAGGAAGCCTATCGTACTCTGATCCCCTCGGGCCGCTGCCCGATTGCCGTGCTGCGCATTCAGCTCGATCCGCAGGATGTCGACGTGAACGTACACCCCACCAAGCGCGAGGTCCGGTTCCGTGAGCCGCGGGCCGTATTTGCCGCGGTTCAGCGCGCGGTGCGCTCGCTCATTCTCGGACAGGCGCCCGTCGCCCCGCTGCCGGCAGAGCCACACCCCGTGGTTCCCGAAGGCTGGGCGCAGCAGCCGCCCATCCCGTGGGTCCAGAGACCACCCCAGAGTGATCTGCAGCGCGGCCAGTTCGGCTTGGATGTCCAGCGCACCGCCGCACCCGTCGCCGACCAGGGTGCCGGCGTGCCGATGCATCAGCAGCTTCCCATGCTGCGTGTCCTGGGGCAGATCAGGCAGATGTACATCATCGCTGAGGGCCCCGATGGGCTCTATCTGATCGATCAACACGCTGCCCACGAGCGGGTGTTGTTTGAGCTGCTTCTGGCCGAGAAGCAGTCCATGGGCATCGCCGCGCAGAATCTGCTAGAGCCCTTGCCGGTGGAACTCGCACCCCGTCACCAGTCCACTCTAGAAGCGGCTGGCACCGCCGTAGCGGAACTCGGTTTTGACATCGCCCCTTTTGGAGGAACGACATACCTCTTGCGTGCGCTCCCGGCCATCGTGCAGCCTCAAGATGCCAAAGCGGTGTTGACCGAGCTGCTCGACGCCGTCAGTGAAGGACGCGACCCGGCCACCGCGGTCGAGGAAATGGTAGACGTGATTGCCTGCCACAGCGCGGTTCGCGCCGGCCAGACGCTCACCCTCGACGAGTCGCGCCAGCTCATCCAGCAACTGGAAAAGACGATCAGCCCCTATACCTGTCCTCACGGGCGCCCGACCATGATTCGCCTCAGCACCGCGCAACTGGAGCGGAGCTTTATGCGCTGA
- the thlA_1 gene encoding Acetyl-CoA acetyltransferase: MKEVVIVGGLRTPIGRHGGGLKDVTAQDLAARLMKEILNRTKIDPMLIADVIVGCCGQLSDAPNLARVAALMAGLPIEVPGYTVQRNCASGQVAITNAYQAIQADDGEVFMCGGTESMSNAPYMVRGARWGLKLRHTTFIDTLWEGLTDPICNLIMGRTAENLAEKYQITRLEQDEFAVNSHKKAFMATRMGKFKDEIFPVEVKKRVAGQEVASESVSQDECISPTLSVQKAALYPTVFKENGTVTPANACPISDGAAMCLVMTADKAKELGLEPMAYIRGYAYAAVDPAIMGIGPAYAVPKALKKAGLKLTDMQLIELNEAFAAQAIAVGKELAKDGWDWDKVNVNGGAIALGHPVGCSGIRIVITLLSEMKKSNLSLGLATECVGGGQGAAIVLERK, translated from the coding sequence GTGAAAGAAGTCGTCATTGTTGGCGGGCTGCGTACGCCCATCGGGCGGCATGGTGGCGGGCTGAAGGATGTTACGGCTCAGGACCTGGCTGCCCGGCTGATGAAGGAGATCCTCAACCGCACCAAGATCGACCCGATGCTGATCGCTGACGTCATCGTGGGGTGCTGCGGGCAGCTCAGCGACGCCCCTAACCTGGCGCGGGTTGCGGCCCTGATGGCCGGCCTGCCCATCGAGGTGCCCGGATATACCGTTCAGCGCAACTGCGCCTCCGGCCAGGTGGCCATCACCAATGCCTACCAGGCAATCCAGGCCGACGATGGCGAGGTGTTTATGTGCGGGGGCACGGAGAGCATGTCGAATGCCCCCTACATGGTGCGAGGGGCAAGGTGGGGCCTCAAGCTGCGCCACACCACCTTTATCGACACGCTCTGGGAAGGTCTGACCGATCCCATCTGCAACCTCATCATGGGACGCACGGCAGAGAACCTGGCCGAGAAGTACCAGATCACTCGGCTGGAGCAGGATGAGTTTGCAGTGAACTCGCACAAGAAGGCCTTTATGGCCACGCGTATGGGCAAGTTCAAGGACGAGATCTTCCCCGTTGAGGTGAAGAAGAGAGTCGCCGGACAGGAGGTCGCATCAGAAAGCGTCTCTCAGGATGAGTGCATCAGCCCGACTCTGAGTGTCCAGAAAGCCGCTCTATACCCGACGGTGTTCAAGGAGAACGGCACGGTCACTCCGGCCAACGCGTGCCCCATCTCTGATGGTGCGGCTATGTGTCTGGTAATGACGGCTGACAAGGCGAAGGAACTGGGGCTGGAGCCGATGGCCTACATTCGCGGATACGCTTACGCTGCGGTTGACCCGGCCATCATGGGCATCGGGCCGGCCTATGCTGTTCCTAAGGCGCTGAAGAAGGCCGGACTCAAGCTCACCGACATGCAGCTCATCGAGCTCAATGAGGCTTTTGCCGCCCAGGCCATAGCGGTGGGCAAAGAGTTGGCCAAGGATGGCTGGGACTGGGACAAGGTGAACGTCAACGGCGGAGCCATCGCACTGGGGCACCCTGTCGGCTGTTCCGGCATACGCATCGTGATCACTCTTCTGAGCGAAATGAAAAAAAGTAACCTCTCGCTGGGATTGGCCACGGAATGCGTCGGAGGCGGCCAGGGAGCGGCCATCGTCTTGGAGCGCAAGTAG
- the fadB_1 gene encoding Fatty acid oxidation complex subunit alpha: MYIFKAAVVGAGFMGGSIAQVITFSGLPVVLKDVDQKMLDKGMDQLRNIYQRRVDSGKMSAGEMAEKVGMVTPSLTYDDFGDVDIVIEAVPEVMKIKKAVFTELDKACPEHTIFASNTSALSISEMGAATKRPQKMIGMHFFSPAHVMKLVEIIPGLDTSQETIDDVVMFTESLRKIPVVVQECPGFLVNRLLMPYLGEAGMALQEGAATAREIDEEMVKFGWPMGPFTLMDMLGNDVIYHTARYLGEEYGVETPPLFEELFKAGRLGEKSGAGFYGYGDQTDEPVKAMIKKLQEEGKVKTGTPFTWQRLMMPMINEAVTCITENIAPPDKIDMAMIAGTGMKYGEERMGPLQFADVIGLDTVLAELQKYQAMFGNRFRPARLLKTKVRAGHLGKKTGKGFFEYTT; the protein is encoded by the coding sequence ATGTACATCTTTAAGGCGGCGGTCGTTGGGGCGGGCTTTATGGGCGGCAGCATCGCCCAGGTGATTACCTTCTCAGGCCTGCCCGTGGTATTGAAGGATGTCGACCAGAAGATGTTGGACAAGGGCATGGACCAGTTGCGGAATATCTACCAGCGCCGCGTCGACAGCGGCAAGATGAGCGCTGGCGAGATGGCGGAAAAGGTAGGCATGGTCACGCCCAGCCTCACCTACGATGACTTTGGCGATGTCGACATTGTCATCGAGGCCGTGCCCGAAGTGATGAAGATCAAAAAGGCCGTATTCACCGAGCTGGACAAGGCCTGCCCGGAACACACCATTTTTGCCTCGAACACCTCTGCCCTGTCGATTTCGGAGATGGGTGCAGCGACCAAGCGTCCGCAGAAGATGATTGGCATGCACTTTTTCTCGCCGGCCCACGTGATGAAGCTGGTGGAGATCATTCCTGGTCTGGACACCTCCCAGGAAACGATCGACGACGTGGTTATGTTCACCGAGTCGCTGCGCAAGATACCAGTGGTGGTGCAGGAGTGCCCTGGCTTCCTGGTGAATCGGCTGCTGATGCCGTACCTGGGCGAAGCCGGAATGGCGCTTCAAGAGGGCGCCGCGACGGCCCGTGAAATCGATGAGGAGATGGTCAAGTTCGGCTGGCCGATGGGCCCCTTCACCCTGATGGATATGCTGGGCAACGATGTGATCTATCACACGGCCAGGTACCTGGGTGAGGAGTACGGGGTGGAGACACCGCCCTTGTTTGAGGAGCTGTTCAAGGCCGGACGCCTGGGTGAAAAGTCAGGCGCCGGTTTCTACGGCTATGGGGACCAGACTGACGAGCCAGTGAAGGCCATGATCAAAAAGCTGCAGGAGGAGGGCAAGGTCAAGACTGGCACCCCCTTTACCTGGCAGCGCCTCATGATGCCGATGATCAACGAGGCGGTCACCTGTATTACCGAAAACATCGCTCCGCCCGACAAGATCGACATGGCCATGATCGCCGGAACGGGTATGAAGTATGGCGAGGAGCGTATGGGCCCGCTCCAGTTTGCGGATGTGATCGGTCTGGACACGGTGCTGGCCGAACTCCAGAAGTACCAGGCCATGTTCGGCAACCGCTTCCGCCCGGCACGGCTGCTCAAAACCAAGGTGCGTGCCGGCCATCTGGGCAAAAAGACCGGCAAGGGCTTTTTTGAGTACACCACCTAG
- the fadB_2 gene encoding putative enoyl-CoA hydratase codes for MAERQYVKISIEERVAILTIDHPPANAFNGPTVDDLASAFDEVSANPEVKVIIITGAGQFAFVAGADVNEIKSQIDLARSGQPVKTDLIEKGQQLFLRIERSKKPVIAAINAVCLGGGNELAMACHIRIASDTARFGQPEVNLGVLPGWGGNIRLARIVGRGKAIELILTGDMIPAQEAARLNLVNKVVPAGQVVKTAMDLAKKLAGKSALAMGAILETIDYGLTVPIEDGLKKELEKFAYLCSTEDGFEGVSAFLQKRQAKFTDK; via the coding sequence ATGGCGGAACGCCAGTATGTCAAGATTTCGATAGAGGAACGGGTCGCGATCCTCACCATCGATCATCCGCCGGCCAACGCTTTCAACGGGCCGACCGTGGATGACCTGGCCAGTGCGTTTGATGAAGTGTCGGCCAACCCCGAGGTCAAGGTAATCATCATCACCGGGGCTGGGCAGTTTGCCTTTGTCGCCGGGGCCGACGTGAACGAGATCAAGAGCCAGATCGACTTGGCACGGTCCGGGCAGCCAGTCAAGACGGACCTGATCGAAAAGGGCCAGCAGCTCTTTTTGCGGATCGAGCGCAGCAAAAAGCCGGTCATTGCCGCCATCAACGCGGTGTGCCTTGGCGGAGGGAACGAGCTGGCAATGGCCTGCCACATTCGTATCGCCTCCGATACGGCGCGCTTTGGACAGCCGGAGGTGAATCTCGGCGTGCTGCCAGGATGGGGCGGCAACATCCGCCTCGCGCGTATCGTCGGTCGCGGCAAAGCGATTGAGCTCATCCTCACCGGCGACATGATCCCGGCCCAGGAGGCAGCCCGGCTGAACCTGGTCAACAAGGTAGTTCCGGCAGGGCAGGTGGTCAAGACCGCCATGGACCTGGCCAAGAAGCTGGCTGGCAAGAGCGCGTTGGCCATGGGAGCCATTCTGGAGACCATTGACTATGGCCTGACGGTGCCTATCGAGGACGGCCTCAAGAAGGAGCTGGAAAAGTTCGCCTACCTCTGCTCCACCGAGGATGGCTTTGAAGGCGTGAGCGCTTTTCTGCAAAAGCGCCAGGCCAAATTCACTGACAAGTAG
- the lcfB_1 gene encoding Long-chain-fatty-acid--CoA ligase: MSLNLAIVLETGAASRPEHTAVIADAAQGGAGRRLTYRELNELACRCASGLAKAGVRPGDKVAVLLSNEPEFLIAYFGVLKAGACVVPLNTLLKSGEIAAELEDSDSTLLIADEALLSEARSAFARVEACDRLVVVRAGPRNGTQGQAPVECGCDWQELLGNGCPDWDTVQARPDDTAVILYTAGSFGRPKGAELSHFSLFYNAALTCDQLSHTTPDDVSLASLPLFHAFGQTCVMNATLYGGGTLVLLPRFEPDRALQAIERHRVTILVGVPTMYWYLLHYPAAGKYDWSSLRLCCSGAAALPPEMLAEFQQRFGRPIYEGYGLTETSPVASFNPTDRPPVPGSVGRPIYGVEIRLVDEKDRPLRAGQVGEIVIRGHNVMKGYYKRPRPTAEALSGGWFHTGDLGKMDEQGYLHIVGRKKDLIKRGGLNIYPREVEDVLQGHPAVAQAAVVGIPDDVMGEEIKAFVVLQQDESIEAEELIEYARSKVAAYKYPRYIEFRTELPKDAAGKVIKRQLRR; the protein is encoded by the coding sequence ATGAGCCTCAACCTGGCAATCGTCCTTGAAACGGGAGCCGCAAGCCGGCCTGAGCACACGGCAGTGATCGCCGACGCGGCTCAGGGCGGCGCAGGCCGAAGGCTGACCTATCGTGAGCTGAATGAGCTCGCCTGTCGCTGCGCCAGCGGACTGGCCAAAGCCGGTGTCCGCCCCGGCGACAAGGTGGCAGTCTTGCTGTCAAACGAGCCCGAATTCCTCATTGCCTACTTTGGAGTGCTCAAGGCGGGCGCGTGCGTCGTCCCGCTCAACACGCTCCTCAAGTCCGGCGAAATCGCCGCCGAGTTGGAGGATTCGGACTCTACCCTGCTAATCGCGGATGAGGCTCTGCTGTCCGAGGCACGCAGTGCCTTTGCGCGAGTAGAGGCATGCGACCGTTTGGTTGTGGTCAGAGCAGGGCCGAGGAACGGAACGCAGGGGCAGGCGCCGGTGGAATGCGGCTGCGACTGGCAGGAGTTGCTGGGCAACGGTTGCCCCGACTGGGACACCGTTCAGGCTCGCCCTGACGACACAGCTGTGATTCTCTACACGGCTGGTTCGTTCGGACGGCCGAAAGGGGCGGAGCTATCCCACTTTAGCCTGTTCTATAATGCGGCCCTGACCTGCGATCAACTGTCGCATACAACGCCGGATGACGTATCGCTGGCCAGCCTGCCCTTGTTCCACGCCTTTGGGCAGACCTGCGTGATGAACGCTACCCTGTATGGCGGAGGAACGCTGGTTCTTCTGCCGCGCTTTGAGCCGGACCGGGCGCTTCAGGCAATCGAGCGTCACAGGGTGACGATTCTGGTGGGCGTTCCCACTATGTATTGGTACCTGCTGCACTACCCGGCTGCTGGCAAGTACGATTGGAGTTCGCTGCGCCTCTGCTGCTCCGGAGCGGCCGCCTTGCCGCCGGAGATGCTGGCCGAGTTTCAGCAGCGGTTTGGGCGGCCGATCTACGAAGGTTATGGTCTGACAGAGACTTCGCCCGTGGCGTCATTCAACCCGACGGATCGACCACCGGTCCCTGGCTCGGTGGGCCGGCCGATCTATGGTGTCGAGATCCGCCTGGTTGACGAAAAAGACCGTCCGCTGCGGGCGGGTCAGGTCGGCGAAATCGTCATCCGCGGACACAATGTTATGAAGGGCTACTACAAGCGGCCCAGACCCACGGCGGAGGCGCTGTCCGGCGGCTGGTTCCACACCGGCGACCTTGGCAAGATGGACGAGCAGGGCTACCTGCACATCGTCGGCCGCAAGAAAGACCTGATCAAGCGGGGAGGTCTGAACATCTACCCGCGCGAGGTCGAGGACGTGCTCCAGGGACATCCGGCAGTCGCCCAGGCTGCAGTAGTGGGCATACCGGACGATGTGATGGGCGAGGAGATCAAGGCTTTCGTAGTGTTGCAGCAGGACGAATCCATAGAGGCCGAGGAGCTCATCGAATATGCACGCTCCAAGGTAGCTGCCTACAAGTACCCTCGCTACATCGAGTTTCGCACGGAACTGCCGAAGGATGCCGCCGGTAAGGTGATCAAGAGACAGTTGCGACGGTAA
- the acrC gene encoding Acryloyl-CoA reductase (NADH) — protein MDFTFPKEYELLRRMIREFAEKEVAPLAEEIDRDERVPMETIKKAAELGLMGVPFPQKYGGAGAGETGYCILMEEMNKVCGSTATVIGAHTGIGAMAIYLDGTDEQKKKYLVPLAKGELIAAFALTEANAGSDAAAIQTRAVRDGNEFVLNGSKIWITNGDIADIISVFAVTDPALGARGGVTAFIVEKGFPGFKVGHKEEKMGIRGSSTAELFFEDCRVPADNVLGIFGAGFLTAMKTLDVGRISLGAGGLGASQQALKMSMDFAKSRYQFGAPIAAKQAIQWMIADMAIEVEALRSLVYRTAWMMDSGNMGRDFSTMAAMCKVYGSEVACRAVDAAVQIHGGMGYMKSYPIERMYRDARITRIFEGTNEIQRDVIAKNLFRSVGLKLR, from the coding sequence ATGGACTTTACGTTTCCCAAAGAGTACGAGCTGCTCCGTCGAATGATCCGCGAGTTTGCGGAGAAAGAAGTAGCTCCTCTCGCCGAGGAGATCGATCGCGACGAACGCGTGCCGATGGAGACCATCAAGAAAGCCGCGGAATTGGGCTTGATGGGAGTGCCGTTTCCTCAGAAATACGGCGGCGCGGGCGCGGGCGAGACCGGCTACTGCATCCTGATGGAAGAGATGAACAAGGTCTGCGGCTCGACGGCCACGGTCATCGGCGCCCATACGGGAATCGGCGCGATGGCTATCTATCTGGATGGCACCGACGAGCAAAAGAAAAAGTACCTCGTGCCTCTGGCCAAGGGCGAGCTCATTGCCGCCTTTGCGCTGACGGAGGCCAATGCCGGCTCTGACGCTGCGGCCATCCAGACCCGCGCCGTGCGCGATGGCAACGAGTTCGTGCTCAATGGCTCCAAGATATGGATCACGAACGGAGACATTGCGGACATCATCAGCGTGTTCGCCGTCACCGACCCGGCTCTGGGTGCCAGAGGCGGGGTGACGGCTTTCATCGTCGAGAAGGGCTTTCCCGGGTTCAAGGTTGGGCACAAGGAAGAAAAGATGGGCATTCGCGGCTCGTCAACGGCCGAGCTCTTCTTTGAGGACTGCCGCGTTCCGGCCGACAACGTGCTGGGCATCTTTGGTGCGGGTTTCCTGACGGCAATGAAAACCCTGGACGTGGGGCGCATCAGCCTGGGCGCGGGTGGCCTTGGCGCCTCACAGCAGGCGCTCAAGATGAGCATGGACTTTGCCAAGAGCCGCTACCAGTTCGGCGCGCCCATCGCTGCGAAGCAGGCCATTCAGTGGATGATCGCTGACATGGCCATCGAGGTCGAGGCGTTGCGCTCGCTGGTCTATCGGACCGCCTGGATGATGGACAGCGGCAACATGGGGCGCGACTTTAGCACCATGGCGGCCATGTGCAAGGTCTACGGCTCAGAAGTTGCCTGCCGCGCGGTCGACGCCGCGGTGCAGATTCACGGCGGAATGGGCTACATGAAAAGCTATCCGATTGAGCGGATGTATCGGGATGCCCGCATCACGCGCATCTTTGAAGGGACCAATGAGATTCAGCGCGATGTGATCGCCAAGAATCTCTTCCGCAGTGTGGGGCTCAAGCTGAGATAG
- the acrB_2 gene encoding Acryloyl-CoA reductase electron transfer subunit gamma, translated as MKIVVMIKQVPDTTEVRLDPKTGTLIREGVPSIINPEDKNALEEALKLKESQGAHVVVVSMGPPQAEDALREALAMGADEAILLTDRAFAGADTWATAATLGYAVKKIGDYDLVLAGRQAIDGDTAQVGPQLAEFLRIPQVTYVRELTVANNKVKARRMLEDGYEDIEASLPALLTIVKEANTPRYPHAAAIINAYREQKVTYWKLADVEANPDSVGLKGSPTQVKRSFSPPPKEPGQILKGGPPEAAKDLVAILRQKNII; from the coding sequence ATGAAGATCGTGGTCATGATCAAGCAGGTTCCTGACACTACCGAGGTCCGGCTTGACCCCAAGACCGGGACTCTGATTCGCGAAGGAGTGCCGAGCATCATCAACCCGGAGGACAAGAACGCGCTGGAGGAGGCCCTCAAGCTGAAAGAGAGCCAGGGCGCACACGTTGTGGTGGTGTCGATGGGGCCGCCTCAGGCCGAAGATGCGCTGCGTGAGGCTCTGGCCATGGGAGCGGATGAGGCCATACTGCTCACCGACCGCGCCTTTGCCGGTGCCGATACCTGGGCTACGGCGGCCACGCTGGGCTATGCCGTGAAGAAGATCGGCGACTATGATCTGGTGCTGGCGGGCCGCCAGGCTATTGATGGAGACACGGCTCAAGTTGGTCCGCAACTGGCCGAGTTCCTGAGGATTCCGCAGGTCACCTACGTGCGCGAGCTGACTGTGGCCAACAACAAGGTGAAGGCCAGACGGATGCTCGAAGACGGTTATGAGGATATCGAGGCATCGCTGCCGGCTCTGCTGACCATCGTCAAGGAGGCGAACACACCACGGTATCCACATGCAGCCGCGATCATCAACGCCTATCGCGAGCAGAAGGTCACTTACTGGAAGCTCGCTGACGTGGAGGCGAACCCCGACAGCGTTGGCCTGAAGGGATCGCCCACACAGGTCAAGCGCAGCTTTTCGCCCCCGCCCAAAGAGCCGGGCCAGATCCTCAAGGGAGGGCCGCCAGAAGCGGCCAAAGATCTGGTGGCGATCCTCCGTCAGAAGAACATCATCTAG
- a CDS encoding 2-deoxyglucose-6-phosphatase, which produces MEWMSQVRWGLFDLDNTLYPSDSGVFQAIGQRIHDFMAERLGMDDDLIASLRQEYMAAYGATMRGLALDYGVDPEDYLEYVHRLPVGRYIQRNDTLDETLQALPWEKVILTSSTREHTQAVLSALGVGHHFGRVFDIRDTAYIGKPAESAYRVVLEAIPAEAEHCLFLDDSPANVRAAAELGMRTVLVGAEHKSEEADLHVARVEDALALIGSLGPGAAADR; this is translated from the coding sequence ATGGAATGGATGAGCCAGGTGCGCTGGGGGCTTTTCGACCTTGACAACACACTCTATCCCAGCGATAGCGGGGTGTTTCAGGCCATCGGCCAGAGAATCCATGACTTTATGGCGGAGCGGCTGGGCATGGACGACGACCTGATCGCCAGCCTGCGCCAGGAGTATATGGCGGCCTATGGCGCCACGATGAGGGGCCTGGCCCTGGATTACGGCGTCGACCCGGAGGACTATCTGGAGTACGTGCATCGGCTGCCGGTAGGGCGGTACATCCAGCGCAATGACACACTGGACGAAACCCTGCAGGCCCTGCCCTGGGAGAAGGTGATACTGACCAGCTCGACGCGCGAGCATACGCAGGCGGTGCTCTCGGCGCTTGGCGTCGGCCATCATTTTGGTCGGGTCTTTGACATCCGCGACACCGCTTACATAGGAAAACCGGCCGAGTCGGCCTACCGCGTGGTGCTGGAGGCCATCCCGGCCGAGGCGGAACACTGCCTGTTCCTGGATGACTCTCCGGCGAATGTCCGGGCGGCCGCCGAGCTGGGTATGAGGACGGTGCTGGTTGGTGCGGAACACAAGAGCGAAGAGGCGGACCTGCACGTAGCACGGGTTGAAGACGCACTGGCTCTCATTGGGTCGCTGGGCCCGGGAGCTGCGGCGGATAGATGA